Proteins encoded by one window of Yersinia massiliensis:
- the tssG gene encoding type VI secretion system baseplate subunit TssG — MEREPQSASARLIEKLWDKLPYTQFYRFCQLLEQSQPDAPLLGSHWQVRHDPVRFRPHPGMGFPASEFKRVEIPEHAHLPPTIRTTFLGLYGVESPLPTAYIDDITQRREGYEAVSDFLDIFNHRLTTQYYRIWRKYSYPASFSPGGTDKTSQYLLSLCGLGIEGCAQNIATPVSRFLALTGMMRLPTRTSEGIIALVQLLAPETEAHVIAHDRCRIPLRNPLTMSARRPVSMRSSPVMGSHAVDVNSQVLLKLKTDNPDEAREWQPDGQLHTDLLALLHVYLGSRLHVRLQLTVLRALLPDAQLSCQPKKTGILLGRTAVMRTSRAMSMTQTNTELITINLGRYQRVQENFHRRETDEHGDYRW, encoded by the coding sequence ATGGAAAGAGAACCACAATCAGCGTCTGCCCGGCTAATCGAAAAACTGTGGGATAAACTGCCGTATACCCAGTTTTATCGCTTCTGCCAGTTACTGGAGCAAAGCCAGCCGGATGCCCCTCTATTAGGTAGCCACTGGCAGGTGAGACACGATCCCGTTCGTTTTCGTCCTCATCCGGGCATGGGGTTTCCGGCGAGTGAGTTTAAGCGGGTGGAAATACCCGAACATGCACATCTGCCACCGACCATTCGCACCACCTTCCTGGGGCTGTATGGCGTGGAGTCGCCGCTGCCCACGGCGTATATCGACGATATTACCCAGCGCCGAGAAGGGTATGAGGCAGTCAGTGACTTTCTGGATATTTTCAATCACCGACTGACGACTCAGTATTATCGCATTTGGCGTAAGTACTCCTATCCAGCCAGTTTTTCTCCCGGAGGTACGGATAAAACCTCTCAGTACCTGCTAAGCCTTTGTGGTCTGGGTATTGAGGGGTGTGCACAGAATATCGCCACGCCGGTATCTCGCTTTCTGGCACTGACTGGCATGATGCGCCTGCCCACACGGACGAGCGAAGGCATTATTGCACTGGTTCAATTACTGGCGCCGGAAACAGAGGCCCATGTGATAGCCCATGACCGTTGCCGTATACCCTTACGTAACCCTCTAACGATGAGTGCGCGTCGCCCCGTCAGCATGAGGAGTAGCCCAGTGATGGGCAGTCATGCGGTGGATGTTAACAGTCAGGTCTTGCTGAAATTAAAGACGGATAACCCCGATGAAGCCAGAGAGTGGCAACCCGACGGGCAGTTACACACGGATTTATTGGCACTACTGCATGTGTATTTGGGGTCTCGACTGCATGTGCGATTACAACTCACGGTGTTACGTGCGCTTCTACCTGATGCCCAACTTTCCTGCCAACCCAAAAAAACGGGGATCCTATTAGGTAGAACGGCAGTAATGCGAACATCGCGTGCTATGTCAATGACGCAAACCAACACCGAATTAATCACGATTAATCTGGGCCGCTATCAGCGAGTTCAGGAAAATTTTCACCGAAGGGAAACCGATGAACATGGCGACTATCGCTGGTAA
- the tssJ gene encoding type VI secretion system lipoprotein TssJ, whose translation MATIAGKTHFSLLMLVMISTLSGCGLTQKVSDGTVAVTKSIFYKQVKILHLDIKARDAVNNNATGIPLATVVRIYQLKDRSTFDGTDYPSLFAEDSQAIKADLIAEKDIRIRPGAAVSIDVPLDDKAEYVAVAGMFLAPDIANNTWRVVLSRDDLDPDKARQIELNHHGMTLLPLKD comes from the coding sequence ATGGCGACTATCGCTGGTAAAACACATTTTTCATTGCTGATGCTGGTCATGATATCCACCCTAAGCGGGTGTGGACTGACCCAGAAAGTCAGTGACGGTACTGTCGCCGTGACAAAATCCATTTTTTATAAGCAGGTGAAAATACTGCATCTGGATATCAAAGCGCGGGACGCGGTTAACAACAATGCGACAGGTATCCCGCTGGCGACAGTAGTACGTATTTATCAACTCAAAGATCGTAGCACTTTTGATGGTACCGATTATCCCTCTTTATTTGCCGAGGATAGCCAAGCCATCAAAGCCGATTTGATTGCCGAAAAAGACATCCGTATTCGTCCAGGCGCTGCCGTGTCCATTGATGTTCCGCTGGATGATAAAGCGGAGTATGTGGCGGTCGCGGGCATGTTTCTGGCACCCGATATTGCTAACAATACTTGGCGAGTGGTGTTGAGCCGTGATGACCTCGATCCCGATAAGGCTCGTCAGATTGAGCTGAATCACCATGGGATGACTCTTTTGCCCTTGAAGGATTAG
- the tssE gene encoding type VI secretion system baseplate subunit TssE, translating to MPQPSLYEMLFGNLAGGLDLHQLSEANQEILSVLDNMQRILNCRAGTLSHLPDFGLPDMTKILQGMPGSAHQLIDTLSNVLLKYEPRLKSINVVILEQGIPGELRYAIDAELKGVGLVRYGTAFMPEGRVLIRHMKQQQYLDPRASV from the coding sequence ATGCCCCAGCCATCTCTTTATGAAATGTTGTTCGGTAACTTAGCGGGTGGTCTCGATCTTCATCAGTTAAGCGAAGCCAATCAGGAGATCCTCTCGGTGCTCGACAACATGCAACGTATTCTTAATTGTCGCGCCGGTACGCTCAGTCACCTCCCCGATTTCGGCCTGCCTGATATGACCAAAATCTTGCAAGGCATGCCCGGTTCGGCGCATCAACTGATCGATACCCTTTCGAATGTGTTGCTGAAATATGAGCCGCGGCTCAAGAGCATCAATGTCGTGATTCTGGAACAAGGTATTCCCGGTGAATTGCGATATGCCATTGATGCCGAGCTGAAAGGCGTTGGGCTGGTGCGATATGGCACGGCGTTTATGCCAGAAGGACGAGTACTTATCAGGCATATGAAACAGCAGCAGTACCTTGATCCCCGAGCCTCCGTGTAA